From Micromonospora echinospora, one genomic window encodes:
- a CDS encoding IucA/IucC family C-terminal-domain containing protein, whose product MTAVIPPRLATAPLTPVTTTLRAMFGTDDLPGLTPGLLVTDEYGWSPATTLVDGTRLPELLAAAAHRWGGTPHACAALAWKSYSYWAALPVVLGWASARRVPLLDPADVLIHFEDHRPLVTLGLRQSTTVAVLPSDPLALAPPPEVRVVADDAELLDLLRASLLDAHLHPLVRAIRTEVRIGTRTLLGSVASGIAHGILRAADALPGSAVESVDTLLGTLGVRDLVDLVPGPSGQPTVQRRTCCQAFTLPKPKYCQGCCVRP is encoded by the coding sequence ATGACAGCGGTGATCCCACCCCGTCTCGCCACCGCGCCGCTCACTCCGGTCACCACCACGCTGCGGGCCATGTTCGGCACCGACGACCTCCCCGGGCTCACCCCCGGGCTGCTGGTGACCGACGAGTACGGCTGGTCCCCGGCCACCACCCTGGTGGACGGCACCCGCCTCCCCGAACTCCTGGCCGCCGCCGCCCACCGCTGGGGTGGCACACCGCACGCCTGCGCCGCCCTGGCCTGGAAGTCGTACAGCTACTGGGCGGCGCTGCCGGTGGTGCTCGGCTGGGCCTCCGCGCGGCGGGTGCCCCTGCTCGACCCGGCCGACGTGCTGATCCACTTTGAGGACCATCGCCCCCTGGTCACGCTCGGGCTGCGGCAGTCGACGACCGTGGCGGTGCTGCCGAGCGACCCACTGGCCCTGGCGCCCCCACCCGAGGTCCGGGTGGTCGCCGACGACGCCGAACTGCTCGACCTGCTCCGCGCGTCGCTGCTCGACGCCCACCTCCACCCGCTGGTCAGGGCGATCCGGACCGAGGTCCGCATCGGCACCCGTACGCTGCTCGGCTCGGTCGCCTCCGGCATCGCCCACGGGATCCTGCGGGCCGCCGACGCCCTGCCCGGTTCGGCGGTGGAGTCGGTCGACACCCTGCTCGGCACGCTCGGCGTCCGGGACCTGGTCGACCTGGTGCCCGGGCCGTCCGGTCAGCCCACCGTCCAGCGCCGCACCTGCTGTCAGGCGTTCACCCTGCCGAAGCCGAAGTACTGCCAGGGCTGTTGCGTCCGCCCCTGA
- a CDS encoding peptide deformylase: MTTSPLERAADSFAAELGRHRIERGLSKKQLATLMGFDPSYVSHVESRRHRPTEDFARRAEAVLEAGGAIWQRFREYDDLRHARTAPPHRDPPVPSQWMPPGTGLIVEHELASLTYRDGVYRCAVRRALYNAGTDPVTRYLARVAVDRYPNDPGRSNRHHRDHPLTFAELQLRAYRDDRGEREPMHWRAKHDRDAFKEFWLLFENADGRFPLYPGDRATIEYEYCVGQEKWGRWFQRAVRVPTRALDVRLDLPAALEPQVWGLETSLSAEEGPLRTPVQRHDEGDRAIFEWATENPPLNARYRLQWRFRNPPATPTPTGTPADPARPRPSDRMRAAGIVQRGADLLRQPVRQFDLPEEGPVARDVVERLLDALAELDELHRFSRGVGLAAPQLGLSCAAAVVRPPDRSADPIVLLNPRVVDSSPDTDEQYEGCLSFFDHRGLVPRSLRLDVEHARVDGTRLITSFEFGVARLVAHEIDHLEGRLYVDRMAPGVPLVPVEEYRETSHAWRY; this comes from the coding sequence ATGACGACCTCGCCCCTCGAACGGGCCGCCGACTCGTTCGCAGCTGAGCTCGGCCGGCACCGGATCGAGCGAGGGCTGTCCAAGAAGCAGCTCGCCACCCTGATGGGGTTCGACCCGTCGTACGTCAGCCACGTCGAGAGCCGCCGGCACCGTCCCACCGAGGACTTCGCGCGGCGCGCCGAGGCCGTCCTGGAGGCCGGCGGCGCAATCTGGCAGCGCTTCCGTGAGTACGACGACCTGCGGCACGCCCGGACCGCCCCGCCGCACCGCGACCCGCCCGTCCCCAGCCAGTGGATGCCACCCGGCACGGGGCTGATCGTCGAGCACGAGCTGGCGAGTCTCACCTACCGCGACGGCGTCTACCGCTGTGCCGTCCGGCGGGCCCTCTACAACGCCGGCACCGACCCGGTCACCCGCTACCTGGCCCGGGTCGCCGTCGACCGCTACCCAAACGACCCCGGCCGCTCCAACCGGCACCACCGGGACCACCCCCTGACCTTCGCCGAGTTGCAACTGCGGGCGTACCGGGACGACCGGGGCGAACGGGAGCCGATGCACTGGCGGGCCAAGCACGACCGGGACGCGTTCAAGGAGTTCTGGCTCCTCTTCGAGAACGCCGACGGCCGCTTCCCGCTCTACCCCGGCGACCGGGCCACGATCGAGTACGAGTACTGCGTCGGACAGGAGAAGTGGGGACGCTGGTTCCAGCGCGCCGTCCGGGTGCCGACCCGGGCGCTCGACGTGCGGCTGGACCTGCCCGCCGCACTCGAACCGCAGGTCTGGGGACTGGAGACCTCGTTGTCGGCGGAGGAGGGACCACTGCGCACCCCGGTGCAGCGCCACGACGAGGGCGACCGGGCGATCTTCGAGTGGGCGACGGAGAACCCGCCGCTCAACGCCCGCTACCGGCTCCAGTGGCGGTTCCGCAACCCACCCGCCACACCCACCCCGACCGGCACGCCGGCCGACCCGGCACGCCCCCGGCCGAGCGACCGGATGCGGGCCGCCGGCATCGTGCAGCGCGGCGCCGACCTGCTCCGTCAGCCCGTCCGGCAGTTCGACCTGCCCGAGGAGGGGCCGGTCGCCCGGGACGTGGTGGAACGGCTGCTCGACGCCCTCGCCGAGCTCGACGAACTGCACCGGTTCAGCCGGGGCGTCGGACTGGCCGCCCCCCAACTCGGGCTCAGCTGCGCCGCCGCCGTGGTGCGCCCGCCGGACCGCAGCGCCGACCCGATCGTGCTGCTCAACCCCCGGGTGGTCGACTCCTCCCCGGACACCGACGAGCAGTACGAGGGCTGCCTCTCCTTCTTCGACCACCGGGGTCTCGTCCCCCGGTCACTGCGGCTCGACGTGGAACACGCCCGTGTCGACGGCACCCGGCTGATCACGTCCTTCGAGTTCGGCGTGGCCCGGCTGGTCGCGCACGAGATCGACCACCTGGAGGGGCGGCTCTACGTCGACCGGATGGCACCGGGCGTTCCGCTGGTGCCGGTCGAGGAGTACCGCGAGACCAGTCACGCCTGGCGTTACTGA